Genomic DNA from Clostridium sp. BJN0013:
ACTTCATTAGCATCTACATTATAAAAATTAGCTACATTTTCAACAAGTGAACTTACAGAATCATAAATATGTTTAGAAAATAAAATTGCTGCATTATTTCCATCTATAATATATCCATTATTTTGCATATAATCATCCCTTTATCTAATTGATCAGTTACTATTATACTATTTTTTATAATTTTATACAATATATGTAATTTAATATTATTAGATTCAGTTCTAATTTTAAAATTATTTTTATTCATTAAAGGTATATGCTATTTAGGCAAATATTAATTTTTATAAAATTCAATAGATAATATGTATGTCCAATTTTTTATAAAAATTTTACAAATAAGTCCAAAATACTTTTTATAATCCTACAAATTCTTTGATGTGGTTTAATTATTAAAGACAATTTTTCTCCATATTGATAATACAGTTTTATAAATGATCGTCCTACAACACTTTTCTTTAATCGTGTATCTCTCCAAATTCTTAATTTATTAACTTCAATACAATCGTTATCATTATAAACAACCGTAGCTACAAAACAAGCACTATTTTTTTAGCTTCTCGAATAATTTGTAGCAATTCTTCATCAGTTTTATTCTTGTACTCTGGATGTTTTTTGCTATTTCGAAAGATCCTTACCATTTGTTTCTCGCTTTCTGTAGGTTTCATTGGTGCAATAGCATAAGTTTCATTATCTGGCACAATGCTACTTATGTAATTATTTCGTTCCTTATAAATCCTTTCTATAAACCTGAGCGATGTTATTGGACATGCAATAGAAATAGTTTCAGGAACTCTTGTAGCTACATCCCAATAATTAATTATAAGTATATATGATTTTACATATTTATCTCCTATTCCAGACACCCCACCTACTAAAACTCCCAATGATCAAACACTTTGTTGGTATATTGATTACTACCATTACCACCTGCACTACCTTATCTAATTCCATAAATCCTCTCAAGCTCCAGGATACATTCACCAATTTTTATTGGATTTATATTACCTATTCCTCTTTGCATAATGTTAGTTGATTAACTTACATATTATGGTATAATTTTATCAATGACTAATATATGTAAAAGGAGTGTTGCATATGTCACTAGAGACAGAAATTTTTGCAGAACTAGAAAAACTGATTAATTCTCATCATAATGACCTACCTAAAAATGGTTTTAAAATCACTTATAAAGAATCAAATGTTGAAATAAGCTTAGAATTATCTGTTACACCTATAGTTAAAAGGAAAGTAATGAAGAGACAGCTCTTTGACGATATATGAATTCCTAAAAAATAAAAGAGTTTATTAGTAATAACATCTTACTAATAACTCTTTTAACTTTTTTCTATTAACATTCAATTGTTATTCTCTTTTTCAACATTATCTTCTAAATCCCACCTAATATTTATTATCTTAGCACCATTAAATTCCAGCAGTTTGGTTCTAAATCCCAAATTCTGAAGTTCTTGAATCACATTATCTACAATATTAGATTCAACTTTATCGCATATACAACTTGTGGAATAATCTCCTTTTCGAGCCATTATTTCAACCGTATATAACACTTTTCTTAGTGTTTTTTCAGTTTCTTTTTTAATATCTAACAATTTAGTATTCTCTTGGTCTGCTAACCCTTTCATTTGTTTAGCTGTTTTATATTCATATCCTTCTTTTTTATCCATATATTATCATCTCCTCCTACTATTTTAACGCACTTAAATCTCACTTTATCCTAATAATTTTCTCATACACTAAAGTATGCTTATCATCTATATTAATGTCTTCATGGAAATGTCCAAAATAATGATGTTGATATCTAGAATTTTTCTGTATCACGTCCAGATATTTATTAACGGAATCATCCGGTTTGGGTTGAAATCCAAAAATTTTAGATATCCAGTTAAGAATATCACTAGAACAAGTATGAGTTATTATATAATCAACTTGCCAATTATTCCTCTCTAAATTGCTTAGTCCTTCTTCATATTCAGTATAATTTGGTACTTCTGCTTCCCACCAAGATATACCCCTAATTCGACTTTCCTTATCTACTGATACAGCACCACCCATAGTAAAAAACTTTAAACCATCTATAGTAAATACCTGCCCTCGCATTAAATGGATTATACTATTCGAAATTTTATGTATCTTTCCACCATTCCATTCTGTTACTGGATACTGATTTAATAATTCGAAATTTTCATGATTACCATCGCAAAATAAAGTTCTGAAATTCTTATTATCAAGCCATTTTCGCCAATATAATTCTTGTTTACTGTTATTCCAAACTAAACCAAAATCACCGCATATAATTACATAATCTTTCTTAGTTAAATTTCTTTGCTCAGGAAAATTTTTGGTATTCAATTTAGATTTATCTATGTGACCATGTAGATCACCAGTTACATATATCATATGTATGTCTACCTTTCTGTATATTTATTTTTAGTAAAAGGGTAATTATAAATTTTAATATCACTATCAATAAATCCTCTTCTTTGTGCCCCTATTAATGTATGATACATATTTAATCTGCCACAGGGGTTATCAGTATGAATATATCTTATCAGCTCTCAGTCCTTGTTTACATATATATTTAACTAAATCATACCCTGTTGACAATAAATTACCTTTTTCATCTTCTCCTAAATCATGGTTAAGAGAAAGAATTTCAACGTTATAATTTTCCAAATAATATATTGCTTCTTCCACTGTTCTTGCTAATATAAAACTTTCAGGACAATCACGTAGGTCATCTAAGTAGAGGTTTATTTTTTCCTTCATATTTTTACTTCAATCCTTTTTTAATATAATATGGGGCATCACTTTAAGCAGCCACTTCAGAATAATTGAGTACCAATATTTCAGCTTTATTCTTTTTCGCTTCTTCCACTATTTTTTCTATTTTTAAGGCAATATCATTTTCAAGAAAATATTCCCCACATTGTTTACAAACATTGGCCGGAACACCTTTAATTATAATAATATTTCCGTTTAAATCTACAATATAATTAACTTTATCTTTTACTAAATTCCCTTTACATAAAATGCAATTCATATATAATTACTTCCTTCTTGTTTTTAAATAATTATATCATTCATACATATTCCTGACCAATAGCAATTAATATTAAAAATATAGATATAGATAGTATATATATTTCTGTAATTTCATATTAACATCTTAATTTAAATCCTTGTTCACTTTTGGATGTAAACTGACATTATCATTGTCCAAAACTACAGCTTACATCCAGAAATGAATAAGGTCAATTTTGAGAATTTTAATAATAGAATTGTCAATTTGAGGTATAAAGATAGTATTATATTTTAGAGTTGATATTATTTAAGAATTATTATTTGGAATTCCATAATATATATTTAGATATGTATATTTTTACGAATAGTAAATAAAACCTTTTAAATTTTTTTTAAAAAAAGTTGACTTTAATAAACCTAAATTTTTTAAAATTTTTTGATGAAATCTTTAAAAAATAGTGATATAATATATTTAATGATATATTATATTGTATTTGTTGAGATTATATGAGGGTATAACTTATATAATCTCTTTGACTTTTTGTATTTTTATTCTGTATCATCCGATCCCAATAATTGCTTTTCTAATTTCTCAAAATCATATGTTCGCTGTTTAAAATTAGTACCATTATTATAGTTTTTATATTTTTCCCTCTGCTTGTCCTGCTTTTCTTTACCTTTAACTTTTGATTCTTCTTGTTGTGCCTGAAATATTTGTTTAAGCAGCTCTACCATTTCTTTTTTCTTTCCCATAATATAGTAGTTGCTTTTGTTAAGACCTTGTCTAATTTTTGTAAAAATACAATTTTCTTTTTCACTCATTCTATTTATACAATTAGATACCCATTCCCTACTTAGCCCTAATTCATCAGCTATTTGTTGTTGGCTCGCATAACAAATCATGTAGTTATCTTTAGTATCATCAGTATTAACCCTAGCTTCAAAGAAATCTAATATCCTACTACAAGTACCCCTTATACCTTTTGAGAGGGATTTTAAGAAGGATATTTTGAGATTTAAGGCATCTGCATTACTAAAAATTTTAAGGTTTTTTAGGGGCATGAATTCATTTCTTAATCTCTCTTTTAACTGTTCACTTAATAACATAATTCTCTACCCCCTAACCTGCAATCTCATTTTTTTAAATCTAATTTTCCACTTAGGTTTAATATAGATTGTCTCTATCCATTGCCAATGCTTGTTTATGGCAACAATATATTTATTAAAAGCTTTATCTGTCTTAATTTCTAAGTATTCTTTTAATTTGTCATAACTTGGTATTTCTCCGAAATTCCAAACATGATATTGAAAGTACATAGTAAATAAATAACATTTCTTTTTGTCGTGTTTCTCGTAACTCCCACCATTTGTTAATATTGAATGTCTATAATTTTCGGTATAAGGGGTAGAACCTGGGTCAATGAAACCATTTAACACCTTAAATATAATTTTGTCTATATTTATTTGTTCTCTTTTTTCAGCCATTATATTCTACCCCCTCTCTTTTTAAAATAATTTTCTTTTCTCTTTAATTTAGGGGCAATATTATCTATAACTTCAACCATACTTGACATTCTTGAATTATAATAATTGTTTAATTGTTTAAAAGTTGCGTGACCTGTAATATTTTTCAATATAAGTGGGGAGACATTCTTTTCAACTGAACGAGTAATAAAGGTATGTCTATATATATGGATTCCACTTTTTTTAATACCTCTTTTATGTGAATACTCAACTATGCCTTTTTGTAGAAAAGTTCGGCTTAACATATCTCCATAGACAGTAGGAAATAAATAATCCTCACCATCACCTTTTCTTAAATTTAAGTAATTGTCTAAAACTTCATAAAGAGAACTACTTATTGGAAGATATCTAGCTTTTTTGTTTTTAGTATAATTACAAGTTATTATTCTATCTATCATATTTACATTATTGACTTTTAAGTGCCTTAATTCACTAGCTCTTAATCCCATACTAGCTAATAACCAAACACAAGTATATACCCTAATACTTACAAAATCTTTACTTTTAGGAGGTTGTAAAAGTGTGTTAAGTTCATCTTCTGTAAAAATTTCTTTATGTTCTTGTTGTACTTTAACATAAGGTATATTCAAATATTCAAATATATATCCTTTTTTCATACAATATTTTAAAACTGGCGATATGTTTTGTAAATAACTGTTAATAGTAGTCCCCTTCATACCTTTTTCCTGTAAAAAAAGTACGTATGATTCTATTGTTTTGACATCTAAGCCACCGCAATTTT
This window encodes:
- a CDS encoding metallophosphatase, which gives rise to MIYVTGDLHGHIDKSKLNTKNFPEQRNLTKKDYVIICGDFGLVWNNSKQELYWRKWLDNKNFRTLFCDGNHENFELLNQYPVTEWNGGKIHKISNSIIHLMRGQVFTIDGLKFFTMGGAVSVDKESRIRGISWWEAEVPNYTEYEEGLSNLERNNWQVDYIITHTCSSDILNWISKIFGFQPKPDDSVNKYLDVIQKNSRYQHHYFGHFHEDINIDDKHTLVYEKIIRIK
- a CDS encoding helix-turn-helix domain-containing protein — its product is MLLSEQLKERLRNEFMPLKNLKIFSNADALNLKISFLKSLSKGIRGTCSRILDFFEARVNTDDTKDNYMICYASQQQIADELGLSREWVSNCINRMSEKENCIFTKIRQGLNKSNYYIMGKKKEMVELLKQIFQAQQEESKVKGKEKQDKQREKYKNYNNGTNFKQRTYDFEKLEKQLLGSDDTE
- a CDS encoding type II toxin-antitoxin system MqsA family antitoxin, whose protein sequence is MNCILCKGNLVKDKVNYIVDLNGNIIIIKGVPANVCKQCGEYFLENDIALKIEKIVEEAKKNKAEILVLNYSEVAA
- a CDS encoding cyclic-phosphate processing receiver domain-containing protein, which gives rise to MKEKINLYLDDLRDCPESFILARTVEEAIYYLENYNVEILSLNHDLGEDEKGNLLSTGYDLVKYICKQGLRADKIYSY
- a CDS encoding CFI-box-CTERM domain-containing protein; amino-acid sequence: MEVNKLRIWRDTRLKKSVVGRSFIKLYYQYGEKLSLIIKPHQRICRIIKSILDLFVKFL
- a CDS encoding tyrosine-type recombinase/integrase produces the protein MKLKKGISKGKQLFKNENQIIKKTYQEAFKEYIAMSKVRGLSQDTIKTYYYHNKYFCKFLGKNKNCGGLDVKTIESYVLFLQEKGMKGTTINSYLQNISPVLKYCMKKGYIFEYLNIPYVKVQQEHKEIFTEDELNTLLQPPKSKDFVSIRVYTCVWLLASMGLRASELRHLKVNNVNMIDRIITCNYTKNKKARYLPISSSLYEVLDNYLNLRKGDGEDYLFPTVYGDMLSRTFLQKGIVEYSHKRGIKKSGIHIYRHTFITRSVEKNVSPLILKNITGHATFKQLNNYYNSRMSSMVEVIDNIAPKLKRKENYFKKRGGRI